The following coding sequences are from one Eucalyptus grandis isolate ANBG69807.140 chromosome 11, ASM1654582v1, whole genome shotgun sequence window:
- the LOC120289311 gene encoding LOW QUALITY PROTEIN: probable terpene synthase 12 (The sequence of the model RefSeq protein was modified relative to this genomic sequence to represent the inferred CDS: inserted 1 base in 1 codon; deleted 2 bases in 1 codon) translates to MDEQGTFMESLGRDVEGLLSLYEASHLAFEEEDILHEAKAFAIEHLKRLNNIDVSKDLEYFQVNWGLALPLHLRMPLLEARRSIEAYSTRREXADRRLLELAVYNFNMVQSILQRDLQEMSRWWNDVSLANKLSFARDRLMECFFWTVGMAYEPQFSNLRRGLTKVTALVTTIDDVYDVYGSLDELELFTDAVHRWDVDAVSNLPGCMKLCFLALYNAVHEMAYDVLKQNGENIIPCLTKAWSDMLKAFLQEAKWKHNKVTPTFEEYMNNGWISVSGLVILIHAFFLSTPHIRKEELELIETYGHDLLKSPSIIFRLCNDLGTSSAELERGETANSILCYMQDTGCARMLLASIKELIDTAWKKMNRYQVNNSLFGKSFVRLAFNLARIAHYTYQDGDAHGAPNDRSKYRIHSLLIDPISLE, encoded by the exons ATGGACGAGCAAGGAACATTTATGGAGAGCCTCGGCCGTGACGTTGAAGGGCTGTTGAGTTTATACGAAGCTTCGCATTTGGccttcgaagaagaagatatcTTGCACGAGGCTAAGGCATTTGCCATCGAGCATCTTAAACGCCTCAACAATATCGATGTCAGCAAAGATCTCGAATATTTCCAAGTGAACTGGGGGTTGGCACTGCCCCTGCACCTGAGAATGCCATTGCTGGAAGCTCGACGGTCCATTGAAGCTTATAGCACCCGGAGAG ACGCAGATCGTCGGCTGCTGGAACTGGCCGTGTACAATTTCAACATGGTGCAGTCTATTCTCCAAAGAGATCTTCAGGAGATGTCGAG ATGGTGGAACGATGTTAGCCTGGCAAACAAGTTGAGCTTTGCAAGAGATCGACTGATGGAGTGCTTCTTCTGGACGGTCGGAATGGCCTACGAGCCTCAGTTCAGCAATCTCCGTAGAGGGCTAACGAAAGTGACCGCACTCGTGACCACCATCGATGATGTGTACGATGTTTATGGTAGTTTGGATGAATTGGAGCTATTCACAGATGCTGTACACAG ATGGGATGTCGATGCCGTGTCGAATCTTCCAGGCTGTATGAAGCTTTGCTTCCTAGCTCTCTACAATGCCGTGCACGAGATGGCTTACGACGTCCTCAAGCAGAATGGAGAAAATATCATCCCGTGTCTAACAAAGGCG TGGAGTGACATGCTCAAAGCCTTCCTGCAAGAGGCGAAGTGGAAGCACAACAAGGTCACCCCGACGTTCGAAGAATACATGAACAATGGCTGGATCTCAGTCTCCGGACTCGTCATATTGATTCATGCTTTCTTTCTATCGACCCCGCACATTAGAAAG GAGGAACTAGAATTGATCGAGACTTACGGCCATGATCTCTTGAAGTCGCCGTCCATTATTTTCCGCCTCTGCAACGATCTCGGTACCTCGTCG GCCGAGCTAGAGAGAGGAGAAACGGCAAATTCGATCCTATGCTACATGCAAGACACCGGGTGTGCGAGAATGTTGCTCGCGAGCATTAAGGAACTGATCGACACAgcatggaagaagatgaacagataTCAAGTCAACAACTCTTTGTTTGGAAAATCATTCGTACGTTTGGCTTTCAACCTAGCCCGAATAGCTCACTATACATACCAAGATGGAGATGCACATGGCGCTCCAAATGATAGATCGAAGTACCGTATCCACTCATTATTGATTGATCCCATTTCTCTGGAGTAG